The Prevotella sp. E9-3 genome has a window encoding:
- the aspS gene encoding aspartate--tRNA ligase, with protein MYRTKTCGELRLADAGQQVTLAGWVQRTRKMGGMTFVDLRDRYGITQLVFIEDSDAELCERANKLGREFCIQVVGTVSERESKNAKMPTGDIEILVSELNVLSESLTPPFTIEDNTDGGDDIRMKYRYLDLRRAAVRKNLELRHKMTILIRNFLDAQNFIEVETPILIGSTPEGARDFVVPSRMNPGQFYALPQSPQTLKQLLMVSGFDRYFQIAKCFRDEDLRADRQPEFTQIDCEMSFVEQEDVLQIFEDLARHLFKEIRGVELPALQRMTWHEAMRRFGSDKPDLRFGMEFVELMDILKGTGTFPVFNEANYIGAICVPGAADYTRKQLDQLTDFVKRPQVGAKGLVYVKFNSDGTVKSSIDKFYEPEVWQKVKEAMGAKDGDLVLMLSGDNANKTRVQLCTLRLEMGDRLGLRDKDKFVCLWIVDFPLFEWSDEEQRLMATHHPFTMPNPDDIPLLDTDPAKVRAVAYDFVCNGVEVGGGSLRIHDGKLQEKMFQILGFTPERAMAQFGFLINAFKYGAPPHAGLAFGLDRFVSLMAGLDSIRDCIAFPKNNSGRDVMLDAPGELDPKQLEELQLKIDIRQE; from the coding sequence ATGTATAGAACCAAAACTTGTGGCGAGCTTCGTCTCGCTGATGCCGGTCAGCAAGTGACATTGGCCGGATGGGTGCAGCGCACCCGCAAAATGGGAGGCATGACTTTTGTCGATCTTCGCGATCGCTATGGCATTACCCAGTTGGTGTTCATTGAAGACAGCGATGCAGAGCTGTGTGAGCGCGCCAATAAACTGGGCCGCGAGTTCTGTATCCAAGTAGTGGGTACCGTGAGCGAGCGTGAATCCAAGAATGCCAAAATGCCTACGGGCGATATTGAGATTCTGGTGAGCGAACTGAATGTGCTCAGTGAGAGTCTGACCCCTCCTTTCACGATTGAAGATAATACCGATGGCGGTGATGATATTCGAATGAAGTATCGCTATCTGGATTTGCGTCGTGCCGCAGTTCGTAAGAATTTGGAACTGCGCCATAAGATGACTATCCTGATTCGTAACTTCCTCGATGCCCAGAACTTTATTGAGGTTGAAACACCTATTCTTATTGGCTCTACCCCAGAGGGAGCTCGCGATTTCGTGGTTCCCAGTCGTATGAATCCAGGACAGTTCTATGCTCTTCCTCAGAGTCCGCAAACACTGAAGCAGCTGTTGATGGTGAGCGGTTTCGACCGTTACTTTCAGATAGCCAAGTGCTTCCGTGATGAGGACCTGCGTGCAGACCGTCAGCCTGAGTTTACTCAGATTGACTGTGAGATGTCGTTTGTAGAACAAGAAGATGTGCTTCAGATTTTTGAGGATCTGGCTCGTCATCTTTTTAAAGAGATTCGTGGCGTGGAACTTCCTGCCTTGCAACGTATGACCTGGCACGAGGCTATGCGTCGTTTCGGTAGCGATAAACCAGACCTCCGCTTTGGAATGGAATTTGTTGAACTGATGGATATACTGAAAGGTACTGGTACCTTCCCCGTGTTCAATGAAGCCAACTATATCGGCGCTATCTGTGTGCCAGGTGCTGCCGACTATACCCGAAAGCAGCTCGATCAGCTGACAGACTTTGTGAAGCGTCCTCAGGTCGGAGCAAAGGGACTGGTTTATGTGAAGTTTAACTCTGACGGTACTGTGAAGTCGAGCATTGATAAGTTCTATGAACCTGAAGTATGGCAGAAGGTGAAAGAGGCAATGGGTGCTAAAGATGGCGATCTGGTGCTGATGCTCAGTGGCGACAATGCCAATAAAACTCGTGTGCAGTTGTGCACACTGCGTCTGGAAATGGGCGACCGTTTGGGCTTGCGCGATAAAGACAAGTTCGTTTGTCTTTGGATTGTTGACTTCCCCTTGTTCGAGTGGAGCGATGAGGAACAGCGCCTGATGGCTACACACCATCCTTTCACAATGCCTAATCCCGACGATATCCCCTTGCTTGATACGGATCCGGCGAAGGTTCGTGCCGTGGCTTATGACTTTGTGTGCAACGGCGTTGAGGTAGGCGGCGGTTCACTTCGTATTCACGATGGCAAACTTCAGGAGAAGATGTTCCAGATTCTTGGATTCACCCCAGAGCGTGCCATGGCTCAGTTCGGCTTCCTGATCAATGCTTTCAAGTATGGAGCTCCCCCTCACGCTGGTCTCGCTTTCGGTTTGGATCGCTTCGTAAGTCTTATGGCAGGATTGGACAGCATTCGTGACTGTATTGCATTCCCGAAGAATAATTCAGGCCGTGATGTGATGCTTGACGCTCCTGGTGAACTGGATCCCAAACAGTTGGAGGAATTACAGTTAAAGATTGATATTCGTCAAGAATAA
- a CDS encoding DUF4835 family protein, producing MARDIINELKKRLVVLIAILGFAGFSNLHAQELLAKVNVNSQQIQGTDKSVFENLQQTLEQFINDRQWTDLQFQQNERISCTFNITVTKYDQSANRFSCTALIQANRPVYNSAYTTTLYNNRDKNFDFDFAQFDQLNYNEEYLDNQLVALVAYYAYLIIGLDLDSFAPMGGTDILQRCMNLVNNAQSLEFTGWKSFEDSRNRFAIINDYLDEAMKPFRQLQYDYYRTGLDEMAQNVERGRTNVTTALENGLKKAHENKPLSLLPQIWTDYKKDELANIYKGKGTQKEKESVYDILFGLNASQSTTWNKIKQ from the coding sequence GTGGCTCGAGACATTATCAATGAGTTGAAGAAACGCCTCGTTGTTCTCATTGCAATACTCGGATTTGCAGGCTTTTCCAATCTGCATGCGCAGGAGTTGTTGGCAAAGGTGAATGTTAATTCACAACAGATACAAGGAACAGACAAGTCAGTGTTCGAGAATCTTCAGCAGACCTTGGAGCAGTTTATTAATGACCGCCAGTGGACCGATCTGCAGTTTCAGCAGAATGAGCGTATATCATGTACCTTCAATATTACTGTGACTAAGTATGATCAGAGCGCAAACCGCTTTTCGTGTACGGCTTTGATACAGGCTAATCGTCCTGTTTATAACTCAGCATATACCACTACGCTCTATAATAACCGAGACAAGAACTTTGACTTTGATTTTGCTCAGTTTGACCAATTGAACTACAACGAAGAGTATCTCGATAACCAGTTGGTTGCATTGGTGGCTTATTACGCATACCTGATAATCGGCCTTGACCTTGATAGCTTTGCTCCTATGGGGGGGACGGATATCCTGCAACGCTGCATGAATCTGGTGAACAATGCACAGAGTCTGGAGTTTACCGGATGGAAGTCGTTCGAAGACTCGCGCAATCGCTTTGCTATTATCAATGATTATCTGGATGAGGCCATGAAACCTTTCCGTCAGTTACAGTATGACTACTATCGTACGGGACTTGACGAGATGGCTCAGAATGTGGAACGCGGACGGACGAATGTGACGACAGCTCTTGAAAATGGCTTGAAAAAAGCCCATGAGAACAAACCGCTGAGTTTGTTACCTCAGATCTGGACTGACTACAAGAAAGATGAACTGGCCAATATATATAAAGGAAAAGGAACGCAGAAAGAGAAAGAATCTGTCTATGATATTCTCTTCGGACTGAATGCTTCTCAGAGCACAACCTGGAACAAGATTAAACAGTAA
- the dnaN gene encoding DNA polymerase III subunit beta → MRFSVSSATLSNRLVALSRVINSKNSLPILGDFLFEIVNGRLNLTASDSEVMMKTSLELIETDGDGRFCVGNHDLLEAVKGISEQPITFDVNQGENIARITYQNGMFSLPVENADEFPQPQTVGEGANTITISNQLLGENINRSIFATAQDELRPVMNGIYFDLTPDYLAVVASDGHKLVRNKVLSVKSDVPAAFILPKKPASLLKNVLGKNGGDVVIRFDERNAEVNYEDGQIICRLIEGRYPNYNSVIPQSNPNQLTVDRVALLSALRRVQPFSNDSSNLIRFHVENGVLQLDAEDYDFSKTATERMTCDYNGIPMSIGFKGSSFIEILSNFDCEQVIIQLADPSRAGLVIPAEQPEGQDVLMLMMPMLLND, encoded by the coding sequence ATGAGATTTTCCGTTTCTAGCGCAACACTCAGCAATCGTCTGGTTGCTTTGTCAAGGGTGATTAATAGCAAGAATTCATTGCCTATTTTAGGAGACTTCTTGTTTGAGATTGTTAATGGTCGTCTGAATCTGACGGCATCGGATAGCGAGGTGATGATGAAGACATCGCTGGAATTGATCGAGACCGATGGTGATGGCCGTTTCTGTGTTGGCAATCACGACCTGCTGGAAGCTGTGAAAGGCATTTCTGAACAACCTATTACATTTGATGTGAACCAGGGTGAGAACATTGCTCGTATCACCTATCAGAATGGTATGTTCTCTTTGCCTGTTGAAAATGCAGACGAATTTCCTCAGCCACAGACAGTGGGCGAGGGTGCAAATACCATTACAATCAGCAACCAGTTGCTCGGTGAGAATATCAACCGCTCTATCTTTGCTACGGCTCAAGATGAGCTGCGTCCTGTGATGAACGGTATCTATTTCGATCTTACCCCCGATTATCTGGCTGTAGTGGCCAGTGATGGTCATAAGCTGGTACGCAACAAGGTACTCAGTGTGAAGAGTGATGTGCCTGCAGCATTCATCTTGCCTAAGAAACCAGCCTCGCTGTTGAAAAATGTATTGGGTAAGAATGGTGGCGATGTGGTGATTCGTTTTGATGAGCGCAATGCGGAGGTGAACTATGAGGACGGACAGATTATCTGCCGACTTATTGAGGGGCGTTATCCTAACTACAACTCTGTGATTCCCCAAAGCAACCCCAATCAGCTTACTGTTGATCGTGTAGCTCTGCTCTCTGCTCTCCGTCGTGTGCAGCCCTTCTCCAACGATTCTAGCAATCTTATCCGCTTCCATGTGGAAAACGGTGTACTGCAATTGGATGCTGAGGACTATGATTTCTCAAAGACTGCTACCGAGCGTATGACCTGTGATTACAACGGTATTCCCATGAGCATCGGTTTCAAAGGATCGTCATTTATCGAGATTCTGAGCAACTTTGATTGCGAACAGGTTATCATCCAATTGGCAGATCCCAGTCGCGCAGGACTCGTTATACCGGCAGAACAGCCTGAAGGACAGGATGTACTCATGCTGATGATGCCCATGTTGCTGAATGATTAA
- a CDS encoding winged helix-turn-helix domain-containing protein: protein MAEKKATTKKAATETKATAAKKSTTTKKVAAKNVLYVNAETIGFKAGDVYQALAAAEKALTVDEIAKVAKITKEETLLGLGWLFKEGKLLSTEDNKIVLA from the coding sequence ATGGCAGAAAAGAAAGCTACGACAAAGAAGGCTGCTACTGAAACAAAGGCAACTGCAGCCAAGAAATCAACCACCACAAAGAAAGTTGCTGCTAAGAACGTTCTTTATGTGAACGCTGAGACTATCGGTTTCAAGGCAGGAGATGTTTATCAGGCACTGGCAGCTGCTGAAAAGGCTCTCACAGTAGATGAGATTGCTAAGGTAGCAAAAATTACTAAGGAAGAAACGTTGCTCGGTTTGGGCTGGCTCTTCAAAGAGGGTAAGCTTTTGAGCACTGAGGACAATAAGATTGTTCTGGCTTAA
- a CDS encoding DUF3127 domain-containing protein — protein MELTGKVIAILEARGGVSARTGNSWMTQEYVIEVPGQYPRKMVFNIFGEDRIKQFNIQLNEEITVQFDIDAREYNGRWFNDVRAYNILRGQAAQSIPAAAPFAPQQNAAPAAGANAPFPPTQEPAGEGSADDLPF, from the coding sequence ATGGAATTAACAGGAAAAGTTATTGCCATTCTGGAGGCAAGAGGCGGTGTGTCTGCCCGTACAGGCAACTCATGGATGACACAGGAATACGTTATCGAAGTACCTGGTCAGTATCCTCGTAAGATGGTTTTCAATATCTTTGGCGAAGACCGTATCAAGCAGTTCAACATTCAGCTCAACGAAGAAATTACCGTTCAGTTTGATATTGACGCTCGCGAGTATAACGGCCGTTGGTTCAACGATGTTCGCGCCTACAACATTCTCCGTGGTCAGGCTGCTCAGAGCATTCCCGCTGCTGCTCCATTTGCTCCTCAGCAGAATGCAGCACCTGCAGCTGGAGCCAATGCACCTTTCCCTCCCACTCAGGAGCCTGCTGGTGAAGGAAGTGCAGACGATCTGCCATTCTAA
- a CDS encoding 2-isopropylmalate synthase: MNDRLYIFDTTLRDGEQVPGCQLNTVEKIQVAKTLEQLGVDVIEAGFPVSSPGDFNSVIEISKAVTWPTICALTRAVEHDIDVAAQALQYAKHKRIHTGIGTSDEHIQYKFNSTREEIIERAVRAVKYAKKYVEDVEFYAEDAGRTDNEYLARVVEAVIKAGATVVNIPDTTGYCLPDEYGAKIKYLMEHVEGVDKAIISTHCHNDLGMATANTLQGVLNGARQVEVTINGIGERAGNTSLEEIAMILKCHKGINIDTNINTQKIYPISRMVSSLMNMPVQPNKAIVGRNAFAHSSGIHQDGVLKNVHTYEIIDPKDVGIDDNSIVLTARSGRAALKYRLHVNGVELSEEKLDKVYEQFLILADQKKEVNDGDVLMLAGADTASNQAVKLDFLQVTTGKGVKSVASIGLDISGQKFEAASSGNGPVDAAIKALKKIILKTMTLKEFTIQAISKGSDDVGKVHMQVEYDGQMYYGFGANTDIVTASVEAYIDCINKFKKE, from the coding sequence ATGAACGACAGACTTTATATTTTCGACACTACACTGCGCGATGGCGAGCAGGTGCCGGGTTGTCAGTTGAATACCGTTGAGAAGATTCAAGTGGCAAAGACACTTGAGCAATTGGGGGTAGATGTTATTGAGGCAGGATTCCCCGTTTCGTCACCGGGCGATTTCAATAGTGTGATAGAGATATCTAAAGCAGTGACATGGCCCACCATTTGTGCGCTGACACGTGCCGTGGAACATGATATTGACGTGGCCGCACAAGCTCTTCAGTATGCTAAGCATAAGCGTATTCACACGGGAATTGGTACCAGTGACGAGCATATACAATACAAATTCAACTCCACACGAGAAGAAATAATTGAGCGTGCTGTTCGTGCTGTGAAGTATGCTAAGAAGTACGTAGAGGATGTAGAGTTCTATGCTGAAGATGCCGGACGTACCGATAATGAATATTTGGCGCGTGTTGTTGAGGCCGTCATCAAGGCCGGCGCCACAGTGGTAAACATTCCTGATACAACGGGTTATTGCCTGCCAGATGAGTATGGAGCAAAGATTAAGTATCTCATGGAACATGTTGAAGGGGTGGACAAGGCAATCATTTCTACTCACTGTCACAACGATTTGGGGATGGCGACAGCCAATACTCTGCAAGGTGTGCTCAACGGCGCTCGTCAGGTAGAGGTTACGATTAATGGTATTGGCGAACGTGCGGGTAACACTTCGTTGGAAGAGATTGCTATGATACTTAAGTGCCATAAGGGCATCAACATTGATACCAATATCAATACCCAAAAAATATATCCAATCAGTCGTATGGTAAGTAGTCTGATGAATATGCCTGTTCAGCCCAATAAGGCTATTGTTGGGCGTAATGCCTTTGCTCACAGTAGTGGTATTCATCAAGACGGCGTATTGAAAAATGTACATACCTACGAGATTATAGATCCAAAAGATGTGGGTATTGATGATAATTCAATTGTGCTGACAGCTCGTTCAGGTCGTGCGGCGTTGAAGTATCGCCTGCATGTGAACGGTGTGGAATTGTCGGAAGAAAAACTTGACAAGGTATATGAGCAGTTTCTGATATTGGCCGATCAGAAAAAAGAAGTGAACGATGGAGATGTACTGATGCTGGCTGGAGCCGATACAGCTTCAAATCAGGCAGTGAAACTCGACTTCCTGCAGGTTACTACAGGTAAGGGCGTGAAGAGTGTCGCTTCTATAGGTCTTGATATCAGTGGTCAGAAATTTGAAGCTGCCTCTTCAGGTAATGGTCCTGTAGATGCTGCTATCAAGGCGCTGAAGAAGATTATCCTGAAGACAATGACACTGAAAGAGTTTACTATACAGGCTATTTCAAAAGGCTCTGACGATGTGGGTAAGGTGCACATGCAAGTGGAGTATGATGGACAGATGTATTATGGCTTTGGTGCAAATACCGACATTGTGACGGCTTCTGTGGAGGCTTATATTGACTGTATCAATAAGTTTAAAAAAGAATAA
- the recN gene encoding DNA repair protein RecN, with the protein MLKHLFIKNYTLIDELDIEFREGFSVITGETGAGKSIILGAIGLLLGQRAESKTIKQGAEKCIVEAHFDLSRYDLAVFFEQNDIEFDATDTIVRRELTVAGKSRAFINDTPVSLVQMKELGEQLIDVHSQHQNLLLGKHDFQLQVVDIIANDEKELSAYQQSFQAFRATEQQLKALQEEIEQGQKEADFLQFQYDELSSAHLVADEQEELEAKSDTMTHAEDIKQALYETDSALSNDDTGVIQALRRSASSLNSIKNVLAPVAELAERVESTYVELKDVAAEVSDLLENIDFDPSELDAVNLRLDKIYELQKKYHVESVVELLTIQDNLQQRLSNIENSDEAVAELQQKQNVLKEECAKKADALTLKREKAAREIEKQMCKRLVPLGMPNVRFQISVERDELSRNGQDKVSFLFSANTSTALQSVALVASGGEIARVMLSLKAMVSGAVKLPTIIFDEIDTGVSGKIAEQMARIMYEMGMQNRQVISITHLPQIAALGTTHYKVYKEETPQGTTSHMQMLDESQRVSELAQMLSGSNITEAAMENARQLLGQR; encoded by the coding sequence ATGCTGAAACATCTCTTTATAAAAAACTATACACTGATTGATGAACTTGATATTGAGTTTCGTGAAGGTTTTTCGGTGATTACTGGCGAAACGGGTGCAGGTAAAAGTATTATTTTGGGGGCTATCGGACTCCTTTTGGGGCAACGTGCTGAATCGAAGACTATTAAGCAGGGTGCGGAAAAATGTATCGTTGAAGCCCATTTTGACTTGTCACGATATGATTTAGCAGTTTTCTTTGAACAGAACGACATTGAGTTTGATGCTACTGATACAATCGTACGTCGTGAACTGACAGTAGCAGGCAAGAGCCGCGCTTTTATTAATGATACTCCTGTATCTCTCGTACAGATGAAGGAACTGGGCGAACAGCTTATCGATGTCCATTCACAACATCAGAATTTGTTGCTTGGTAAGCATGATTTCCAGCTTCAAGTAGTTGATATCATTGCCAATGATGAAAAGGAATTGTCGGCATATCAGCAGTCATTTCAAGCGTTTCGTGCCACTGAACAACAGTTAAAGGCCCTACAGGAAGAAATTGAACAGGGACAGAAGGAGGCGGATTTTCTTCAATTCCAATATGATGAACTCTCGTCTGCCCATCTCGTTGCCGACGAACAGGAGGAATTGGAAGCAAAGAGTGATACGATGACCCATGCGGAAGATATCAAACAAGCACTTTACGAGACCGATTCAGCCTTGTCGAATGATGATACAGGAGTGATTCAGGCTTTGCGTCGTTCGGCATCTTCGCTCAATAGCATCAAGAACGTGCTGGCTCCTGTGGCAGAATTGGCTGAGCGTGTGGAGAGTACTTATGTCGAACTGAAGGATGTGGCTGCTGAAGTAAGTGACTTGCTGGAGAATATCGATTTCGATCCTTCTGAGCTTGATGCCGTTAATCTGAGACTCGATAAAATCTATGAACTGCAGAAGAAGTATCATGTAGAGAGTGTTGTTGAACTTCTGACAATTCAGGACAATTTGCAGCAACGGTTGTCAAACATTGAGAATAGTGATGAGGCTGTGGCGGAACTGCAACAGAAACAGAATGTTTTGAAAGAAGAGTGTGCAAAGAAAGCAGATGCTCTGACTTTGAAGAGAGAAAAGGCTGCACGTGAGATAGAAAAGCAGATGTGTAAGCGTCTGGTTCCATTGGGAATGCCAAATGTGCGATTCCAAATAAGTGTTGAACGTGATGAGCTTTCCCGAAACGGACAGGATAAGGTGTCGTTCTTGTTTAGTGCCAATACCTCAACCGCACTTCAGTCGGTGGCACTGGTGGCCTCCGGTGGCGAGATAGCCCGTGTAATGCTATCGCTAAAGGCAATGGTCAGTGGTGCCGTAAAACTACCTACAATTATCTTTGATGAGATAGATACTGGTGTAAGTGGAAAGATTGCCGAGCAGATGGCACGTATCATGTACGAGATGGGAATGCAGAATCGTCAGGTGATCAGTATCACCCACCTGCCTCAAATCGCTGCTTTAGGTACTACGCACTATAAGGTGTATAAGGAAGAGACACCGCAAGGAACTACCAGTCATATGCAAATGCTTGACGAGAGCCAACGAGTTAGCGAACTGGCACAGATGCTGAGCGGCTCGAACATTACAGAGGCTGCTATGGAAAATGCACGGCAGCTGCTCGGTCAAAGGTAG
- a CDS encoding M6 family metalloprotease domain-containing protein, with protein sequence MIGRWILTFCMGLSLFTAMADDSEDLKTVGGNMLQTRNCRMGKVSLSTITRRFQSSNFLNRSQSAEVTSPYQGKRRQLVVLAQFADVEFQDTEPYSVWNRIFNEENFNEGSYKGSVHDYFYDQSYGRFDVSFDLFYVELPSSVVKYASSSIDDENSQFLVYDIVESLKQKDIDWGAYDWDSDGYVDQLLIVFAGLGMNDGGGSKSIWPHQWWLSFHIDPNTQQPCNPCVVTDKQGQSFLIDCYCAVQERGRTASPFGTICHEYSHCFGFPDFYYGGNSYVGSWDVMDIGNYNGGGYRPCGYSAQERMYMGWLSPTELYVPTFISGMSSLSDQPEAYLVRNDGCSSEYYVIENRQQVGWDENLPGSGLLVFHINFDLDEWNGIKEGPNHPKINIGGGVVLEAQKHYYIIPANDDTSTMSSVLCNWAYPYGDNCKLTNTSFPPSILFNTNKDGSLLMNKPITEMKETNGLGSFSFMNGTSKMSHSTMLTTEPAVLYELGDLKIVRCQDGKVKKIMTKR encoded by the coding sequence ATGATTGGACGCTGGATTCTTACTTTTTGCATGGGATTGTCGCTGTTTACGGCTATGGCCGACGATAGCGAAGACCTTAAGACTGTTGGTGGCAATATGCTTCAGACTCGCAACTGTAGAATGGGAAAAGTATCGTTGTCAACGATTACAAGGCGTTTTCAGTCGTCAAATTTCTTGAATCGCTCACAGTCTGCCGAAGTCACGTCGCCTTATCAAGGCAAGCGCCGTCAGCTGGTAGTTCTGGCACAGTTTGCCGATGTGGAATTTCAAGATACCGAACCATATTCTGTTTGGAACCGAATCTTCAATGAAGAAAATTTCAACGAGGGTAGTTATAAAGGTTCGGTGCATGATTATTTCTATGATCAGAGCTATGGTCGGTTTGACGTTTCGTTTGACTTGTTCTACGTAGAATTACCTTCTAGTGTCGTAAAATATGCCAGTAGTTCTATTGATGACGAGAACTCGCAGTTTCTGGTCTATGATATCGTTGAAAGCTTAAAGCAAAAAGATATAGATTGGGGTGCATATGACTGGGATAGTGACGGTTATGTAGATCAATTACTGATTGTTTTTGCCGGTCTAGGTATGAATGATGGCGGTGGATCAAAATCTATTTGGCCTCACCAGTGGTGGCTCAGTTTTCACATAGACCCTAATACACAGCAGCCCTGCAATCCTTGTGTTGTAACAGATAAACAAGGTCAATCTTTTCTGATTGATTGCTACTGTGCCGTTCAGGAACGAGGTAGAACAGCGTCTCCGTTTGGTACAATTTGTCATGAATATAGTCATTGTTTTGGATTTCCTGACTTTTATTATGGAGGCAATAGTTATGTAGGAAGTTGGGATGTCATGGACATTGGTAACTATAATGGTGGCGGTTATCGTCCCTGTGGATATTCGGCTCAAGAACGAATGTATATGGGCTGGCTTTCACCTACTGAACTCTATGTACCAACCTTCATTTCAGGTATGTCCTCGCTGAGTGACCAACCGGAAGCCTATCTGGTACGTAACGATGGCTGTAGCAGTGAGTATTATGTTATAGAAAATCGTCAGCAGGTAGGGTGGGATGAAAACTTGCCCGGTAGTGGACTTTTAGTTTTTCATATCAATTTCGATCTCGATGAGTGGAACGGTATCAAAGAAGGTCCCAATCATCCAAAGATTAATATTGGCGGTGGTGTAGTGTTGGAGGCTCAGAAGCATTACTATATTATTCCTGCCAATGATGATACATCAACAATGTCAAGTGTGCTCTGCAATTGGGCTTATCCCTATGGCGATAATTGCAAGCTTACTAATACATCTTTCCCCCCTTCCATCTTGTTTAATACAAATAAGGATGGTTCGCTGCTGATGAATAAACCGATTACTGAAATGAAAGAAACAAATGGGTTAGGTTCATTCTCGTTTATGAATGGCACATCGAAAATGAGTCATTCAACGATGTTGACTACAGAACCGGCAGTTCTCTATGAGCTTGGAGACTTGAAGATTGTTCGTTGTCAGGACGGGAAGGTGAAGAAAATAATGACTAAGAGATAA
- a CDS encoding 3'-5' exonuclease, protein MKLNLTKPLVIFDLETTGLDIVKDRVIQLSYIKVFPNGEEERGNYIINPEQPILPVITQLTGISDDDVKDQPTFKQLAKTLSDKFTGCDFAGFNSNHFDIPMLAEEFLRAGIDFDFAKCRMIDAQTIFHKMERRNLAAAYKFYCGRKMEEDFEAHRADQDTEATYRVLMGELDRYAPGVNEDPEKVLTNDMDVLNEFSKTNKNVDFAGRIVWGEAKDAKGNTIFDEGGNPVMTEYFNFGKHKGKTVADVLRLDQGYYAWILGGDFTYNTKQVLTRIRLREAQKTKM, encoded by the coding sequence ATGAAGCTTAATTTGACTAAACCACTGGTTATCTTTGATTTAGAGACTACCGGACTAGATATTGTAAAAGACCGCGTTATTCAACTTTCATATATAAAGGTGTTTCCTAATGGCGAGGAGGAACGCGGCAATTATATCATTAATCCTGAACAGCCAATCTTGCCTGTCATTACTCAACTGACCGGAATTTCTGACGATGATGTGAAGGACCAACCTACTTTCAAGCAGTTAGCCAAGACACTGAGTGATAAGTTTACAGGATGCGACTTTGCCGGATTTAACTCTAATCATTTCGATATACCTATGTTGGCTGAGGAGTTCCTGCGAGCAGGCATCGACTTCGACTTTGCCAAATGTCGTATGATAGATGCTCAGACCATCTTCCACAAAATGGAGCGCCGTAACCTGGCTGCCGCTTATAAGTTTTATTGCGGAAGGAAAATGGAGGAGGACTTCGAAGCCCATCGTGCCGATCAGGATACAGAAGCTACCTATCGCGTGCTAATGGGAGAGTTAGACCGCTATGCTCCAGGAGTTAATGAGGATCCGGAAAAAGTACTGACCAATGATATGGACGTTCTGAATGAGTTTTCAAAGACGAATAAGAACGTGGACTTTGCTGGTCGTATCGTCTGGGGCGAGGCAAAAGATGCCAAAGGAAATACTATCTTTGATGAAGGGGGGAATCCTGTAATGACGGAGTACTTTAATTTCGGTAAGCATAAAGGAAAAACTGTTGCCGATGTACTACGTCTCGATCAAGGTTATTACGCATGGATCCTCGGGGGTGACTTTACCTATAACACTAAGCAGGTGCTCACCCGTATTCGTTTGCGTGAGGCTCAGAAAACAAAAATGTAG